A portion of the Terriglobales bacterium genome contains these proteins:
- a CDS encoding PaaI family thioesterase, with amino-acid sequence MARKTRAPGHEIKNLSIPVNRCFACGPDNPEGMHLEFHFDEAHRRSYCRFRLPKKYQGPPGHSHGGIIATILDEAMGKVNRLRSVIALTKQMDVEYLKPVPLQTPLIVEARESSVQGKKHINIAEIRNQKGEVLARGRAVFIAIDPLKMFAKHIKKL; translated from the coding sequence ATGGCCCGGAAAACGCGCGCCCCCGGACACGAGATCAAAAACCTGTCTATCCCGGTTAACCGCTGCTTTGCCTGCGGACCAGACAACCCGGAAGGCATGCACCTTGAATTTCATTTTGACGAGGCACACCGCCGTTCGTATTGCCGATTTCGCTTGCCCAAGAAATACCAGGGGCCGCCGGGACACTCTCACGGAGGGATTATTGCCACCATCCTGGACGAGGCTATGGGCAAGGTGAACAGGCTGCGCTCGGTGATTGCTCTGACAAAACAAATGGATGTGGAATATCTGAAGCCAGTCCCACTGCAAACGCCATTAATTGTGGAAGCTCGTGAGAGCAGCGTTCAGGGCAAAAAACACATTAATATTGCCGAAATCCGCAATCAGAAGGGCGAGGTACTGGCACGCGGACGGGCTGTGTTCATCGCGATTGATCCTCTCAAGATGTTTGCCAAACACATCAAGAAACTGTGA